A genomic region of Staphylococcus roterodami contains the following coding sequences:
- a CDS encoding CDP-glycerol glycerophosphotransferase family protein produces the protein MTKMKQAIHIDQIYWERVQLYIEGHSEGIDFNAGQFVLRNLTETKTLEANETVIDGNAFKCRFNVAILDDGYYLPMDKYLFIYHEQLDYIGQLNPNIIDQAHASLNEEQIEEYDELTTQNGKINYLLANEAKVFRKGGVSQHTVYTITPEIASDVNEFVFDIQITFPQEKSGMIATGAHWIHKQGHKASFESRSFLFKAIFNITKLLHIKKSKTILFTSDSRPNLSGNFKYVYDELLRQKVDYDYDIKTVFKANITDRRNWKDKFRLPYLLGKADYIFVDDFHPLIYTVRFRPSQEIIQVWHAVGAFKTVGFSRTGKKGGPFIDSLNHRSYTKAYVSSETDIPFYAEAFGIKEENVVPTGVPRTDVLFDEVYAKQIKQEMEEELPIIKDKKVILFAPTFRGSGHGTAHYPFFKIDFERLARYCEKNNAVVLFKMHPFVKNRLNISRAHRKYFVDVSDYREVNDILFVTDLLISDYSSLIYEYAVFKKPMIFYAFDLEDYITTRDFYEPYESFVPGKIVQSFDALMDALDNEDYEAEKVVPFLDKHFKYQDGRSSERLVKDLFRR, from the coding sequence ATGACAAAAATGAAACAAGCAATACATATTGACCAAATATATTGGGAACGTGTGCAGTTATATATTGAAGGACATAGTGAAGGTATCGATTTTAATGCTGGACAATTTGTACTAAGAAATTTAACTGAGACGAAGACGTTAGAAGCAAATGAAACAGTTATAGATGGCAATGCATTTAAATGTAGATTTAATGTTGCGATTTTAGACGATGGTTACTATTTACCTATGGATAAATATTTATTTATCTATCATGAACAATTAGATTACATTGGACAACTAAATCCAAATATTATTGATCAAGCCCACGCATCTTTAAATGAGGAACAGATTGAAGAATATGATGAGCTGACGACGCAAAATGGGAAAATCAATTATTTATTAGCCAATGAAGCTAAAGTATTTCGTAAAGGTGGCGTATCACAGCATACGGTTTACACAATTACTCCGGAAATAGCGAGTGATGTAAATGAATTTGTATTCGATATTCAGATTACTTTTCCACAAGAAAAATCAGGAATGATAGCGACAGGCGCACACTGGATCCATAAACAAGGACATAAAGCCTCATTTGAAAGTCGTAGCTTTTTATTCAAAGCTATTTTCAATATTACAAAATTACTTCATATTAAAAAAAGTAAGACGATATTATTCACATCAGATTCAAGACCGAATTTGTCTGGGAACTTTAAATATGTATATGATGAATTGCTACGCCAAAAAGTAGACTATGATTATGATATAAAGACGGTATTTAAGGCAAACATAACAGACAGACGTAATTGGAAAGATAAATTCAGATTACCTTATTTACTTGGTAAAGCAGATTACATCTTTGTTGATGATTTCCATCCATTGATTTATACCGTGCGTTTTAGACCATCACAAGAAATTATTCAAGTATGGCATGCAGTTGGTGCTTTTAAAACAGTTGGATTTAGTCGTACTGGTAAAAAAGGCGGTCCATTTATAGACTCGTTAAATCATCGTAGCTATACAAAAGCGTATGTGTCATCAGAAACGGATATTCCATTTTACGCTGAAGCGTTTGGTATTAAGGAAGAAAATGTTGTGCCAACAGGCGTGCCACGTACAGATGTATTATTTGATGAAGTTTATGCGAAACAAATTAAACAAGAAATGGAAGAAGAATTGCCAATTATTAAAGATAAAAAAGTCATTCTTTTTGCTCCAACATTTAGAGGTAGTGGTCATGGTACAGCACATTATCCATTTTTCAAAATAGATTTTGAACGTTTAGCAAGATACTGTGAGAAGAATAACGCGGTTGTATTATTTAAAATGCATCCATTTGTTAAAAATAGATTGAATATTTCACGGGCACATCGTAAATACTTTGTAGATGTTTCAGATTATCGAGAAGTTAACGATATACTCTTTGTCACAGATTTATTGATTAGTGATTATTCATCATTAATATATGAATATGCAGTATTTAAAAAGCCAATGATTTTCTACGCATTTGATTTAGAAGACTACATTACGACGCGTGACTTCTATGAACCATATGAATCATTTGTTCCGGGTAAAATTGTGCAATCATTTGATGCCTTGATGGATGCTTTAGATAATGAAGATTATGAAGCGGAAAAGGTTGTACCATTCTTGGATAAACATTTTAAATATCAAGATGGTCGCTCAAGTGAACGTTTAGTCAAAGACTTATTCAGACGCTAA
- a CDS encoding alcohol dehydrogenase catalytic domain-containing protein codes for MINQVYQLVAPRQFDVTYNNVDIYGNHVIVRPLYMSICAADQRYYTGRRDENVLRQKLPMSLIHEAVGEVVFDSKGLFEKGTKVVMVPNTPTEQHDVIAENYLTSSYFRSSGYDGFMQDYVVMAHDRVVPLPEDIDLSTISYSELVSVSYHAIQRFERKSIPLKNSFGIWGDGNLGYITAILLRKLYPEAKIYVFGKTDYKLSHFSFVDEVYTVNQIPHDLMIDHAFECVGGKGSQVALQQIVEHISPEGSIALLGVSELPVEVNTRLVLEKGLTLIGSSRSGSEDFEQVVDLYRKYPDIVEKLALLKGHEIDVRTMQDIVQAFEMDLSTSWGKTVLKWTI; via the coding sequence ATGATTAATCAAGTATACCAACTCGTTGCACCGAGACAATTTGATGTTACATATAATAATGTTGATATATATGGCAACCACGTCATTGTTCGACCGCTGTACATGTCAATTTGTGCAGCAGATCAAAGATATTACACAGGTCGTAGAGATGAAAATGTATTGCGACAAAAATTGCCAATGTCATTAATCCATGAAGCCGTTGGAGAAGTCGTATTTGATAGTAAAGGATTATTTGAAAAAGGTACGAAAGTAGTTATGGTACCTAATACGCCTACAGAACAACATGATGTTATAGCTGAAAACTATTTAACTTCTAGTTATTTTAGATCAAGTGGTTATGATGGTTTTATGCAAGATTATGTAGTCATGGCGCATGATCGAGTTGTTCCATTACCTGAGGATATCGATTTAAGTACGATTTCGTACTCAGAATTAGTTTCAGTGAGTTATCATGCCATTCAACGATTTGAACGTAAATCTATTCCATTGAAAAATAGTTTTGGTATATGGGGCGATGGCAACTTAGGTTATATTACAGCTATTTTGCTTCGTAAGTTATATCCAGAAGCTAAAATTTATGTATTTGGTAAGACGGACTACAAATTAAGTCATTTTTCATTTGTAGATGAAGTTTATACAGTAAATCAAATACCACATGATTTAATGATTGACCACGCATTTGAATGTGTTGGGGGCAAAGGTAGCCAAGTTGCACTTCAACAAATCGTCGAGCACATTTCACCAGAAGGCAGTATTGCTTTGCTAGGTGTGAGTGAATTACCTGTAGAAGTAAATACACGTTTAGTGCTTGAAAAAGGCTTAACACTAATTGGTAGTAGTCGAAGCGGTTCTGAAGATTTCGAGCAAGTAGTTGATTTATATCGTAAATATCCAGATATCGTTGAAAAATTAGCGCTGTTAAAAGGACATGAAATCGATGTACGTACGATGCAAGATATCGTTCAAGCATTTGAAATGGATTTATCGACATCTTGGGGAAAAACAGTGTTGAAATGGACGATTTAA